The nucleotide window TGGAACGGATGCCCCGGCTCCTCGAATCCCGGCGCCGTGCAGTTGATGCAGGCGGAGCCGCCGCGGGTGCAGGATCCCTCGCCGTTCCACAGGCGTGTGTTGCAGTCGGCATGGGCCTGGGTGCCCAGGCAGCCGAGATGCTCCATCAGGCAGCCGAGGTCCGAAGGCTTCTCCGCACTGGCCTTGTATTCGTAATACTCGTTGCGCGGACAGCCATGGTGGACCAGATGGTCGGCGTAGAAACGCGGGCGCTGGTACGGGTCGAGATCGTCGGCCGCCAGGGCATCCTCGGCCAGCAGCATCAGCGTCTCGGTCACCCAGTTGGGATGGGTCGGGCAGCCGGCGACATTCACCACCGGCAGGCCGCCGCGCGCGCGGAACTCCCCGCCCAGCGCCCCGCCGCGTTGCGTCCCCTCATATTGCAGGCCGCAGGCATCGGCGATGTTCTCGCCGCCCGCGGTGATGCCGCCATAGGCCGCACAAGTGCCGACGGCCACCACGGTGCCGGCGACGGCGGCCAGTTCGCGCGCCCAGTCGATGGTGGGCCGGCCGGTTCCCGCCAGGACGTGGAATCGTCCGGTGCCGTTGGGGCCGCGCAGCAGCGATCCCTCCACGCACAGCACGTCGAGCGGCTCCGTCCCGGACCGGATGCGCTCGAACAGATCCAGCGCCTCATCCCCGGTTTCCTCGGACAGGCTGGGATGCCAGAGCAGCCGGATGCCGGCCGTCTCGAACAGCGCCATCAGATCCGGGGATTCGGCGCAGAGCAGCGACATGGTGCAGCCGCCGCAGCCGCCCGATTGCAGCCACAGCACCGACAGCGGACGCTCTCTCATCGCTCGGCCGCTCATCGCACCGCCCCTTGCCTGTGCCCGGCCGCCGGCAGGGTCAGGGTAAACAGCGCCCCGCCGTCGGGATGGTTGGCAGCGGCCAGCGCGCCGCCATGGTCCCGAACCAATTGGTAGCTGATCGACAGCCCGAGCCCGGTGCCCTTGCCGACCGGCTTGGTGGTGAAGAAGGGGTCGAAGATACGGCCCAGGATCGTCTCGGGAATGCCGTGGCCGGTATCGCGGATGGTGACGACGACCTCCCCGGCCTCCTGCCGGCCATGCAGTTCCAGCCGTTTGGGCGCAGCGCCGGCCATGGCGTCGATGGCGTTCTGGACGAGGTTCATGGCGACCTGATGCAGATGACCGGGATGGCCGGCGATCTCCAGCGTCTCCGGCAGGTCGAAGACGACGGTCAGGTCGGGCATCTGCGCCTTCGCCACCCAGGTCACGGCTGAGCGAAGAAGTGCGGTCAGATCAAAGCGTTCGGAGGCATGCTTCTGTTCCGACGAGAAGCGGCGAAGCTCCGCCACGATGTCGCGCACCCGCTCCGTCCCCTCGAGCATGCCGTCCAGCGTCGCCGCCGCGTCGGCGCGGGCGCGGTCGATGCGCAACTCCTTGCGCAGACCCGCCAGTTCTGCGGCGCCGGCCCCCTCATGCACGCGGTCGAGATAGGCGGTCAGGCGGTCGACATAGCGGCGCATGGCATGGGCGTTGCCGTAGACGAAGGAGATCGGGTTGTTCAGCTCATGCGCCACGCCGGCGACCAGCCGGCCGAGCGAGGCCATCTTTTCCGAATGGACGAGCTGCTGCTGGGTCTGCTTCAGCCCCTCATGGGCGGCGGCGAGGTCGCGGTAGGCGCGCCGCAACTCCCCGATCGGCCGGCCGACCAGGACCAGCCCGATGGCATGGCCGCGCTGGTCGTAGCGCACCGTGCTGTTGACCGCGACGGGGAAAGGTCCGGTCGGCCCGTGCAGGGACAGCTCCACATCGCTGCCCCCCTCCCGCTGAAGTGCGGCGCTGCACAGCCGCGCGAAGGCGGCGTGGGAGCCGGGGTCGAGGAAATCGCGCAGCAGCCGGCCGGTCAGCTCCCGCCCGGTGCAGCCGAGCGCCCGCTCGGCGGCCGGGTTGGTCTGCTCGATCCGGCCGTCGCGGTCGCAGGCGATCAGCACGTCGGTCATGGAGCCGAGGACGCTGGCGATGAAGGCCTGCGCCTCCTCCAGCTCGGCATTCTTGCGCTCAAGCTCCACCTGCTGCGACACCAGATTGGCGTAAGTCTCGTCCATCTTCCGGATCACCTCGATCCAGGCGCTCTCGGCGTCGGCATCGGGCAGCATGCCGGGGATGGAAAAGGGCTGCGACAGGGGGGCGGTCATGCGCCCAGCCTAGCATGCTCCGCCTGCTTTGGGTGCGGCGGATTTCGTCAGGTCGTCCAGGCCGACCACAGCCCGGCAAGGCC belongs to Azospirillum ramasamyi and includes:
- a CDS encoding sensor histidine kinase, encoding MTAPLSQPFSIPGMLPDADAESAWIEVIRKMDETYANLVSQQVELERKNAELEEAQAFIASVLGSMTDVLIACDRDGRIEQTNPAAERALGCTGRELTGRLLRDFLDPGSHAAFARLCSAALQREGGSDVELSLHGPTGPFPVAVNSTVRYDQRGHAIGLVLVGRPIGELRRAYRDLAAAHEGLKQTQQQLVHSEKMASLGRLVAGVAHELNNPISFVYGNAHAMRRYVDRLTAYLDRVHEGAGAAELAGLRKELRIDRARADAAATLDGMLEGTERVRDIVAELRRFSSEQKHASERFDLTALLRSAVTWVAKAQMPDLTVVFDLPETLEIAGHPGHLHQVAMNLVQNAIDAMAGAAPKRLELHGRQEAGEVVVTIRDTGHGIPETILGRIFDPFFTTKPVGKGTGLGLSISYQLVRDHGGALAAANHPDGGALFTLTLPAAGHRQGAVR
- a CDS encoding HupU protein; protein product: MRERPLSVLWLQSGGCGGCTMSLLCAESPDLMALFETAGIRLLWHPSLSEETGDEALDLFERIRSGTEPLDVLCVEGSLLRGPNGTGRFHVLAGTGRPTIDWARELAAVAGTVVAVGTCAAYGGITAGGENIADACGLQYEGTQRGGALGGEFRARGGLPVVNVAGCPTHPNWVTETLMLLAEDALAADDLDPYQRPRFYADHLVHHGCPRNEYYEYKASAEKPSDLGCLMEHLGCLGTQAHADCNTRLWNGEGSCTRGGSACINCTAPGFEEPGHPFQQTPKFAGIPIGLPTDMPKAWFVALASLAKAATPERVRRNAAADRIVVPPTIRPTRKG